Proteins encoded by one window of Yamadazyma tenuis chromosome 2, complete sequence:
- a CDS encoding uncharacterized protein (EggNog:ENOG503P813), protein MPSMTQYNNQLKINKVHTSTQRGYKLGSTNATWKKLKQVANVASDESFPVVDDDEQEEPIIQQGPAGEVFIIYPVSTIVEVWYWIPPEVEGDVVAQDFSGDTLYFYSQIKLTHNPKNVNSNINNSEESSLKPVIDSLSIIDGSLSKGYNILVVYKYPKFSIQTRTLSVSESSSSIIQHLNLPDFFVNNPGTELVVKCNSNFVVVSNNEGFLYVFNWDPVLSRYVRANSNQSLKDLKKSTTLPILRSFNLVSQVSDDEVLFKTSCSDKKAIFDLNNNWLVYSPTKVEYNQIKINQNSFTPVKLPTSKPLLNKVLENLSNTALDSLFRLSKFSTKKLNEYMKNRNNQDVSMKAVGNPLAKLLNQTLHSLNETKASFQINDNQIIKIVDLSNDKTLTIFKTPDGISNLSFNPYDLQLVNSNLRGDSFFIWDLLKLPGEVSLMGKFSRGKTSGIIDDFFWFINNNEDDPQLSDEILKGTNSGFGCINSKSGTVHWYNINYLLSNLSNNLPNYLGKEFPINLETSNKEFLNDWILSSSSGKYKQFLKVPNLLNLSPKNLCDLNQLAILDSENNLKLVNPLNGDNCFKFELPTSMVDSKLANRSKIIFNDHLKKKDNLIPLSQIEIETCKPFMNLTNYRNIEISCYDYPAEDTEGRTDFDNIYESYSTMTNHKVPIKRIKIENTKEMDEEIDFIDQLVDDLILND, encoded by the coding sequence ATGCCCCTGATGACACAATACAACAATCAATTGAAAATCAATAAAGTCCATACTTCTACCCAAAGAGGGTACAAGTTGGGGTCTACCAATGCCACGTGGAAGAAGCTCAAACAGGTGGCCAATGTCGCTTCTGATGAATCATTTCCTGTTGTTGATGACGATGAACAGGAAGAACCTATTATCCAACAAGGACCGGCAGGCGAGGTGTTTATTATTTATCCCGTCTCcaccattgttgaagtatgGTACTGGATTCCACCAGAGGTGGAAGGTGATGTGGTTGCACAGGACTTTAGTGGCGATACGTTGTACTTTTACTCCCAGATTAAGTTGACTCATAATCCCAAAAACGTGAACTCCAATATCAATAATAGCGAGGAATCATCGCTTAAACCTGTAATCGACTCACTAAGTATTATTGATGGCAGTTTAAGCAAGGGCTACAATATTCTAGTGGTGTACAAGTATCCCAAGTTCTCCATCCAAACACGTACTTTACTGGTACTGGAATCAAGTTCCCTGATAATTCAACATTTGAATTTGCCTGACTTCTTCGTTAATAACCCAGGTACTGAGTTGGTAGTCAAGTGCAATTCTAATTTTGTTGTGGTAAGTAATAATGAAGGGTTCCTATACGTGTTTAATTGGGATCCGGTGTTGCTGAGGTATGTGAGAGCCAACTCCAACCAGAGCttgaaagacttgaagaagtccaCTACCTTGCCTATTTTGAGAAGCTTTAATTTAGTTTCTCAGGTTTCAGATGATGAGGTATTGTTCAAAACGAGCTGTTCTGACAAGAAGGCAATCTTTGATTTGAATAACAACTGGTTGGTTTATTCCCCCACAAAGGTTGAATACAATCAGATTAAAATCAACCAGAACTCTTTTACCCCGGTGAAGTTGCCAACGTCTAAACCTTTATTGAACAAGGTCTTGGAGAACTTGTCAAACACTGCGTTGGACCTGTTGTTTAGGCTTTCAAAGTtctccaccaagaaattgaacGAGTACATGAAGAATAGGAACAACCAGGACGTAAGTATGAAAGCTGTTGGTAATCCCTTGGCCAAGTTATTGAACCAAACTCTTCATTCTCTCAATGAAACGAAGGcaagttttcaaatcaatgataatcaaatcatcaagattGTGGATTTGTCCAATGACAAAACCTTGACGATTTTTAAAACTCCAGATGGAATTTCCAACTTGTCATTCAACCCTTACGATTTACAACTTGTCAATTCCAACCTAAGGGGCGACAGTTTTTTCATTTGGGATCTCCTTAAACTTCCTGGCGAAGTATCCTTGATGGGGAAATTCTCGAGAGGAAAAACATCCGgaattattgatgattttttttggtttaTCAATaataatgaagatgacCCACAATTATCAGATGAAATATTAAAGGGAACCAACTCAGGATTTGGGTGTATCAATTCCAAATCTGGCACTGTCCATTGGTATAATATCAATTATTTGCTTTCTAATTTAAGCAATAACCTTCCCAATTATTTGGGCAAAGAGTTCCCTATTAACCTTGAGACTTCCAATAAGGAATTCTTGAATGATTGGATTTTATCGTCTAGCTCTGGAAAGTATAAGCAGTTCTTGAAGGTACCaaatttgttgaatttgtctCCCAAGAATCTTTGTGATTTGAATCAACTAGCGATTTTAGACAGTGAGAATAACTTGAAACTTGTTAATCCATTGAATGGTGACAATTGTTTCAAGTTTGAATTACCAACGTCGATGGTAGACTCAAAATTGGCGAACAGAAGCAAAATTATCTTCAATGATCATTTAAAGAAAAAGGATAATTTGATTCCTTTATCACAGattgaaattgaaactTGCAAGCCATTCATGAATCTCACTAACTACAGAAATATTGAGATTTCTTGTTATGACTATCCGGCTGAAGATACAGAAGGTCGGACTGACTTTGATAATATCTACGAATCTTACTCAACTATGACAAACCACAAAGTTCCAATAAAAAGAATAAAAATAGAAAATACTAAAGAaatggatgaagaaattgatttcattgatcaGCTAGTTGACGACTTGATTCTCAACGACTGA
- a CDS encoding cyclin (EggNog:ENOG503P287; COG:S), which translates to MSDTHEIPLKMPQETFVDEPKEISDVNIHDLVIDIDGNTKDINKFFACEAIAVLLYTLEDIMKLQSDPELFEQFRARSLQQSEVDLKLLNPSVDSLESDIKVRTSPTPSPPPSKIMKVDSSTNNHVGGDYDAVLKETTPDSLVDSTDNEDIEVIDLQHLIDTTNLTLSNYVDFQDVKSEITYYQDPMVKSQNKLVVKVFDLVAPPKLSIEQFLQRIRTYSSAISVSCYIHAAFLVYKLAFLHKIIVLTPCNVYRLILASIRCSTKILEDIYQKQKTFATVGGVSQKELFKIEVGFLFLCNFRLVVNEDSLNHYLKSFSQLRTFVKENIDDKTS; encoded by the coding sequence ATGTCAGACACCCACGAGATTCCGTTGAAAATGCCCCAGGAGACGTTTGTGGACGAACCCAAGGAAATCAGCGACGTTAACATTCACGACTTGGTTATTGACATTGACGGCAATACAAAAGACATTAACAAGTTTTTTGCATGTGAAGCCATAGCAGTGCTTTTGTACACTTTGGAAGATATAATGAAACTTCAGAGTGACCCAGAATTGTTTGAGCAGTTTCGAGCTCGACTGTTGCAACAAAGTGAAGTGGACCTCAAGTTGCTCAACCCCAGCGTAGATTCGCTTGAATCAGATATCAAAGTACGAACATCTCCAACTCCCAGCCCTCCACCTTCCAAGATCATGAAAGTTGATTCCAGCACCAACAACCACGTCGGAGGAGATTATGATGCAGTTCTTAAGGAAACTACCCCGGACTCACTTGTAGATTCGACTGACAATGAGGACATTGAAGTCATAGACCTCCAACACTTAATAGATACAACTAATTTGACGTTATCTAACTATGTTGACTTCCAGGACGTCAAATCAGAGATCACATACTACCAAGATCCCATGGTCAAGAGTCAAAATAAACTTGTTGTTAAGGTGTTTGACTTGGTAGCCCCACCCAAATTGTCTATTGagcaatttcttcaaagaataaGAACATATTCTTCTGCCATTTCAGTTTCCTGCTACATCCATGCTGCCTTCTTGGTGTATAAATTGGCATTTCTTCATAAGATAATCGTGTTGACTCCTTGTAACGTTTACAGGCTTATATTGGCTCTGATTAGGTGTCTGACAAAGATCCTTGAAGATATttaccaaaaacaaaagacATTTGCGACTGTTGGAGGTGTTTCTCAGAAGGAActcttcaaaatcgaagTAGGGTTCTTGTTCTTATGTAACTTCCGCTTGGTGGTCAATGAGGATAGTTTGAACCACTATTTAAAGAGTTTTTCTCAATTACGGACATTTGTTAAAGAGAATATTGATGACAAGACTTCATGA
- a CDS encoding uncharacterized protein (EggNog:ENOG503Q3QF; COG:S): protein MEYHKISTLPGEVIEHILSYLDISEVSFLANQIRNLSEKPTASLSNLTNQVLRYIAHCNICYTNRLSNYTILGLYILTPSYISKKDLDLVKSQESLLSMMRFCKWAGDQLTNEVTLTYYVKELSDLVDFRDVVYELGRDFQSMNFTFNIELEFDPAMLAVMDLSYIISMFKTSNFGRFITSMLITNYVPYCLIDYHDFPNLKRIWLVNSNLHAMDDSYLTQTKITDSFMCPDPFGNINNMSIVLKTGLPSTLTTLTLNHVTISREVLKYQYPSKLVKLDLESVKDLSHGKFFCGLLKANVNSKVLKDLRLQKLDGLTPENNQELHILIQKCCPVLNNLSVSPDQYPTTGSDVQSLVYLSNLKSIDISKPFVMTNFADVFKSLVSLRLENCDIDSLGELIFPPFLESLDLSYNPIEWSYPIAFPPRLTTLELRNTGLRKLNYLVLPRGLTILSLEVNLLTTIDDFKFPPRLRSLGIGSNRINKIQNHYLPPTLAILHLTENFVSNPVNFEVNARGEKLNIFSLYLNHNSIQDLTGFTFGSSLKVLNLDGNNISTLKNIDFKDLIELSVCGCNMNSIRNSKFGTSLSILNMGNNNLRTLPQGLPVSLKTLDLSFNEISTIDFDAFAHLSGVDRLSVSHNSLRQVKLRLHPNLRFVDFSCNKIVSFHLSYDKSLLTNNTTSLTSVNLSSNRLSKFSPDNLGITEVIQHNVLFEIDVSANKINSNQLDPNKFPPSMNALFVGYTGRQDAFGYDIAGNLINCEFCSGKKVET, encoded by the coding sequence ATGGAATACCACAAAATAAGCACGCTTCCAGGCGAAGTGATTGAACATATCCTTAGCTATCTTGATATCAGCGAAGTATCATTTTTGGCTAATCAAATCAGAAATTTATCTGAGAAACCAACAGCTTCATTATCTAACCTTACCAACCAAGTACTACGATATATTGCCCATTGCAACATATGTTACACAAACAGGCTTTCCAACTACACGATATTGGGTCTCTATATATTGACTCCTTCCTATATCTCGAAGAAAGACTTGGATCTCGTTAAGAGTCAAGAGCTGTTACTTCTGATGATGCGGTTTTGCAAATGGGCTGGTGACCAGCTAACCAATGAAGTCACCTTGACGTATTATGTCAAGGAATTATCTGATCTCGTGGATTTCAGAGATGTTGTATATGAACTTGGCAGAGATTTCCAGTCGATGAacttcaccttcaacatcGAGTTAGAATTTGACCCAGCAATGTTGGCGGTGATGGATTTATCCTACATCATCTCCATGttcaaaacatccaatTTCGGACGGTTTATTACTAGTATGCTCATAACAAATTACGTACCTTATTGCCTCATAGATTACCATGATtttcccaacttgaagcGAATATGGTTGGTTAACTCAAACTTACATGCTATGGACGATAGTTATCTTACCCAAACAAAGATCACAGACTCATTTATGTGTCCCGACCCTTTTGgaaacatcaacaatatGTCTATTGTATTGAAGACGGGACTCCCGCTGACATTAACCACTCTTACGTTGAATCATGTTACTATCAGCAGAGAGGTTTTAAAGTATCAATATCCCCTGAAGTTGGTCAAACTTGACCTTGAGTCTGTCAAAGACTTATCACATGGAAAGTTCTTTTGTGGCCTATTGAAGGCAAATGTAAACtccaaagtgttgaaggatttacggttgcaaaagttgGATGGTCTTACTCCAGAGAATAACCAAGAATTGCATATATTAATTCAAAAGTGTTGTCCTGTTTTGAATAATCTTTCGGTGAGTCCTGATCAATATCCAACCACAGGATCTGATGTTCAAAGTCTAGTATACctttcaaacttgaaatcGATAGATATCAGCAAGCCCTTTGTGATGACAAACTTTGCTGACGTattcaagtccttggtgTCCTTGAGATTGGAAAATTGTGACATTGACTCTTTGGGTGAATTGATATTCCCACCATTCTTGGAGTCCTTGGACTTGTCTTATAACCCCATTGAATGGAGTTACCCGATTGCATTCCCTCCTAGGTTGACTACCCTTGAACTAAGAAATACCGGGTTGAGAAAGCTAAATTATTTGGTTCTTCCTAGAGGATTGACCATCTTATCATTAGAAGTAAACCTTCTTACCACAATTGATGACTTTAAATTCCCTCCTCGTCTCAGAAGTTTGGGAATCGGGTCTAATagaatcaacaaaatccaGAATCACTACTTGCCCCCTACGTTGGCAATCTTGCATCTAACAGAAAACTTTGTGTCAAACCCAGTTAACTTTGAGGTAAATGCCAGGggtgaaaaattgaacatATTTTCCTTGTACTTGAATCATAATTCTATACAAGATTTAACGGGCTTTACGTTCGGTTCGTCTTTGAAAGTGCTAAATCTTGATGGGAATAATATTTCTACCTTGAAAAACATCGACTTTAAAGACCTAATTGAGTTAAGTGTGTGTGGTTGTAATATGAACTCAATCCGAAACCTGAAGTTCGGAACCTCGCTTTCGATTCTCAATATGGGTAACAATAATTTAAGAACACTTCCACAAGGACTCCCGGTGTCTTTGAAAACCCTTGACCTAAGCTTCAATGAGATATCaaccattgattttgatgcGTTTGCTCATCTTTCGGGAGTGGATCGATTGTCTGTTTCTCATAACTCGCTTCGACAAGTCAAACTCCGTTTGCACCCAAATCTACGATTTGTAGATTTCTCCTGCAACAAAATTGTAAGTTTTCACCTAAGTTACGACAAATCGCTTTTGACAAATAACACTACACTGCTCACAAGTGTCAATTTGTCAAGCAACCGAttatccaagttttcaCCTGACAATTTGGGAATCACCGAGGTGATCCAACATAATGTGctttttgaaattgatgtGTCTgccaacaagatcaatcTGAACCAGCTTGACCCAAACAAGTTCCCTCCAAGCATGAACGCGTTATTTGTGGGATACACAGGGAGACAAGATGCCTTTGGATATGACATTGCTGGTAACCTCATCAATTGCGAGTTTTGTAGTGGAAAGAAAGTAGAGACTTAG